Proteins from a genomic interval of Brachybacterium vulturis:
- a CDS encoding DUF3046 domain-containing protein yields the protein MRRSEFSELADHVFGPALARAYTHDLVLEEIGGLSAAEALEHGVAVRAVWTALCEAMEVPESARWEIPAQQRRR from the coding sequence GTGCGGCGCAGCGAGTTCTCGGAGCTGGCCGACCACGTGTTCGGCCCTGCCCTCGCCCGCGCCTATACGCACGACCTCGTGCTCGAGGAGATCGGCGGCCTGAGTGCCGCGGAGGCCCTCGAGCACGGGGTCGCCGTGCGTGCGGTGTGGACTGCGCTGTGCGAGGCGATGGAGGTCCCGGAGTCCGCGCGCTGGGAGATCCCCGCGCAGCAGCGGCGCCGCTGA
- a CDS encoding helix-turn-helix domain-containing protein — MILFRQELGDVLRDARRTQGRTLRQVSSDARVSLGYLSEIERGQKEASSELLVSVTDALGLPLSFVLREVSERIAIAEQVTIPDTVPEGLADGTAPLVGAR, encoded by the coding sequence ATGATCCTGTTCCGCCAGGAGCTGGGCGACGTGCTGCGCGACGCGCGCCGCACGCAGGGCCGCACCCTGCGACAGGTGTCCTCCGATGCCCGTGTGTCGCTGGGCTACCTCAGTGAGATCGAGAGAGGTCAGAAGGAGGCATCCAGCGAGCTGCTGGTCTCGGTGACCGACGCATTGGGTCTCCCCTTGTCCTTCGTCCTCCGCGAGGTGTCCGAGAGGATCGCGATCGCCGAGCAGGTGACGATCCCGGACACGGTCCCGGAGGGTCTCGCGGACGGCACCGCGCCGCTCGTCGGCGCCCGCTGA
- a CDS encoding CinA family protein produces the protein MPDGTTAGPEDTTGSATGPDPVDVIRRAGERGWTLATAESLTAGAVVARLVDVPGASAVIAGGAACYSLEAKTRVLGVDAALLAATGAVTAEVAAAMAEGALSLYRADLAVSTTGVAGPGPDERGAAEGTVVLGLARRGLPTLIRELRLSGGRARIRALTVDAAIEMLSVALTE, from the coding sequence ATGCCCGACGGCACCACGGCGGGCCCCGAGGACACGACCGGGTCCGCGACGGGCCCCGATCCCGTCGACGTGATCCGGCGGGCCGGGGAGCGGGGATGGACGCTCGCGACCGCGGAGTCCCTGACCGCCGGAGCCGTGGTGGCCCGTCTGGTGGATGTCCCCGGCGCCAGCGCGGTGATCGCCGGGGGAGCGGCCTGCTATTCCCTGGAGGCCAAGACGCGGGTGCTCGGCGTGGATGCGGCTCTGCTCGCCGCCACCGGCGCGGTCACCGCGGAGGTCGCCGCTGCCATGGCCGAGGGCGCGCTGTCCCTGTACCGCGCGGACCTCGCCGTCTCCACCACGGGGGTGGCGGGCCCCGGTCCGGATGAGCGCGGGGCCGCCGAGGGGACCGTCGTGCTCGGGCTCGCCCGACGGGGCCTGCCCACGCTCATCCGTGAACTCCGTCTCAGCGGCGGGAGAGCCCGGATCCGCGCCCTGACGGTCGACGCCGCGATCGAGATGCTGTCCGTCGCGCTCACGGAGTAG